Proteins from a genomic interval of Mycolicibacterium grossiae:
- the dapB gene encoding 4-hydroxy-tetrahydrodipicolinate reductase: MRVGVLGAKGKVGATIVEGVEAADDLTFTAGVDAGDPLSRFVETDTEVVVDFTHPDVVMDNLKFLVEHGIHAVVGTTGFTDERIAQVERWLADAPSSAVLIAPNFAIGAVLSMHFAAQAARFFTSVEVIELHHPHKADAPSGTATRTAKLIAEARRGLPPNPDATSTGLDGARGADVDGVPVHSVRLAGLVAHQEVLFGTEGETLTIRHDSIDRTSFVPGVLLAVRHVARRPGLTVGIEPLLDL, from the coding sequence ATGCGTGTGGGAGTGCTGGGCGCCAAGGGCAAGGTGGGGGCGACGATCGTCGAGGGCGTCGAGGCCGCCGACGATCTCACGTTCACCGCCGGGGTCGACGCCGGCGATCCGCTGAGCCGCTTCGTCGAGACCGACACCGAGGTGGTCGTCGACTTCACCCACCCCGACGTCGTGATGGACAACCTGAAGTTCCTCGTCGAGCACGGCATCCACGCCGTCGTCGGCACCACCGGCTTCACCGATGAACGCATCGCCCAGGTCGAACGGTGGCTGGCCGACGCTCCGTCCTCGGCGGTGCTCATCGCGCCGAACTTCGCGATCGGCGCCGTGTTGTCGATGCACTTCGCCGCGCAGGCCGCGCGCTTCTTCACCTCCGTCGAGGTGATCGAACTGCACCACCCGCACAAGGCCGACGCCCCGTCCGGCACCGCCACCCGCACGGCGAAGCTCATCGCCGAGGCGCGCCGGGGACTGCCGCCGAACCCCGACGCCACCAGCACCGGGCTCGACGGCGCCCGCGGTGCCGACGTCGACGGCGTGCCGGTGCACTCGGTGCGGCTCGCCGGACTCGTCGCGCACCAGGAGGTGCTGTTCGGCACCGAGGGCGAGACGCTGACCATCCGCCACGACAGCATCGACCGGACCTCCTTCGTGCCCGGTGTGCTGCTCGCGGTGCGCCACGTCGCCCGACGCCCGGGCCTGACGGTGGGCATCGAACCGCTGCTGGACCTCTAG
- a CDS encoding tetratricopeptide repeat protein: MADRDGARALRTQVLIGAMCLALVFYFVLLGRQAVLLFGSGDAVGIGLGAAILLLPVIGLWAMVATLRAGFAHQRLARRVREDGMELDVTELPRMPSGRIRREAADALFADVKADLENDPDDWRQWYRLARAYDYAGDRARARETMKKAVEMERGSQ, from the coding sequence ATGGCCGACCGCGACGGAGCCCGCGCCCTGCGGACCCAGGTGCTCATCGGCGCCATGTGCCTAGCGCTGGTCTTCTACTTCGTGCTGCTCGGCCGCCAGGCCGTGCTGCTGTTCGGCAGCGGCGACGCCGTCGGCATCGGGCTCGGCGCGGCCATCCTGCTGCTACCGGTCATCGGGCTGTGGGCGATGGTCGCCACGTTGCGCGCGGGCTTCGCCCACCAACGCCTCGCCCGTCGGGTGCGCGAGGACGGCATGGAACTCGACGTCACCGAGCTGCCCCGGATGCCGTCCGGACGGATCCGCCGCGAGGCCGCCGACGCGCTGTTCGCCGACGTCAAGGCCGACCTCGAAAACGATCCCGACGACTGGCGGCAGTGGTACCGGCTGGCGCGCGCCTACGACTACGCCGGTGACCGCGCCCGGGCCCGCGAGACGATGAAGAAGGCCGTCGAGATGGAGCGCGGCAGCCAATGA
- a CDS encoding flavodoxin family protein, whose amino-acid sequence MSKRLLIIHHTPSPHCQEMLEAVVSGATDPEIEDVEVIRRPALTVAPAEVLDADGYVLGTPANLGYMSGALKHAFDVCYYPCLDATQNRPFGLYLHGNEGTEGAERGVDAITTGLGWRRAAATVVVSGKPDKPALEDCWNLGATVAAQLME is encoded by the coding sequence ATGAGCAAGCGACTGCTCATCATTCACCACACGCCGTCACCGCACTGCCAGGAAATGCTGGAGGCGGTGGTGTCCGGGGCGACCGACCCCGAGATCGAGGACGTCGAGGTCATCCGGCGGCCCGCGTTGACCGTCGCGCCCGCGGAGGTCCTGGACGCCGACGGCTACGTGCTCGGCACCCCGGCCAACCTCGGGTACATGAGCGGGGCGCTCAAGCACGCCTTCGACGTCTGCTACTACCCGTGCCTCGACGCCACCCAGAACCGCCCGTTCGGCCTGTACCTGCACGGCAACGAGGGCACCGAGGGTGCCGAGCGGGGCGTCGACGCGATCACCACGGGCCTCGGCTGGCGACGGGCCGCGGCGACGGTGGTGGTCTCGGGCAAGCCGGACAAGCCGGCGCTCGAGGACTGCTGGAATCTCGGCGCCACGGTCGCCGCCCAGTTGATGGAGTGA
- a CDS encoding HpcH/HpaI aldolase/citrate lyase family protein, whose product MYDQTFTEPESGESGFRIDPVLARSWLLVNGTQYDRFAPATRSRADIVVLDIEDAVAPKDKVAARDNVTRWLGDDHSDWVRVNGFGTPWWADDLAALSGTSVGGIMLAMVESVDHVTETAKRLPNVPIVALVETARGLERITEIAATKGTFRLAFGIGDFRRDTGFGENPATLAYARSRFTIAAKAAHLPSAIDGPTVGSSALRLSEATAVSAEFGMTGKICLTPDQCATVNEGLSPSQEEITWAKEFFAEFQRDGGEIRNGSDLPRIARANKILELATAYGIHESEFGDDPDHVPAPSDTYHY is encoded by the coding sequence GTGTACGACCAGACCTTCACCGAGCCCGAGTCCGGCGAATCGGGCTTCCGCATCGACCCGGTGCTCGCGCGCAGCTGGCTGCTCGTCAACGGCACCCAGTACGACCGCTTCGCCCCGGCCACGCGGTCGCGTGCCGACATCGTGGTGCTCGACATCGAGGACGCGGTGGCACCGAAGGACAAGGTGGCGGCCCGCGACAACGTGACCCGCTGGCTCGGCGACGACCACTCCGACTGGGTGCGCGTCAACGGGTTCGGGACGCCGTGGTGGGCCGATGACCTCGCGGCGCTGTCCGGGACGTCTGTCGGCGGGATCATGCTGGCGATGGTCGAGTCCGTCGACCACGTCACCGAGACGGCCAAGCGGCTGCCCAACGTCCCCATCGTCGCGCTCGTCGAGACCGCCCGCGGCCTGGAGCGGATCACCGAGATCGCCGCGACGAAGGGCACCTTCCGATTGGCGTTCGGCATCGGCGACTTCCGGCGCGACACCGGGTTCGGGGAGAACCCCGCGACACTCGCCTACGCCCGCTCGCGGTTCACCATCGCCGCGAAGGCCGCGCACCTGCCCAGCGCGATCGACGGCCCGACGGTCGGCTCCAGCGCGCTGCGGCTCAGCGAGGCGACCGCCGTGTCGGCCGAGTTCGGGATGACCGGCAAGATCTGCCTGACGCCCGACCAGTGCGCGACGGTCAACGAGGGACTCTCCCCGTCGCAGGAGGAGATCACCTGGGCCAAGGAGTTCTTCGCCGAATTCCAGCGCGACGGCGGCGAGATCCGCAACGGCTCGGACCTCCCCCGCATCGCGCGGGCCAACAAGATCCTGGAGCTGGCGACGGCCTACGGCATCCACGAATCCGAGTTCGGCGACGACCCAGACCACGTGCCCGCGCCGTCGGACACCTACCACTACTGA